A window from Dehalobacter sp. DCA encodes these proteins:
- a CDS encoding DegV family protein: MKKIALVTDSTADLPDELSKKCLAHVIPLKILFGEKSFVDGEISPKEFYRCLEQEEELPKTSQPSPEQFVSLYSMLLEEYQEVISIHISSGLSGTLNAAHLAKEKIKGAIHLVDSKTISLGLGLMVMEASKAIKEGLESVQVLDKLQQARNSIETLFTLNTLEYLQKGGRIGRVSGFMGTLLNIKPVIRVGDDGVYQNFGKVRSQEKALKSIVKAFQDFAGKRTNIKFAVAHGAAPQAGLYLKEELENAFQKPAEMFAQVGAVIGAHTGPGTVGAAIQLE, encoded by the coding sequence ATGAAAAAAATTGCTTTGGTCACTGACAGCACTGCGGATTTGCCGGACGAACTATCGAAAAAATGTCTGGCCCATGTTATTCCTCTTAAAATTCTATTTGGGGAAAAAAGTTTTGTGGATGGAGAAATTAGCCCCAAAGAATTTTATCGGTGTCTAGAACAGGAAGAAGAGCTTCCGAAAACCTCTCAGCCTTCCCCGGAACAGTTTGTTTCGTTATACTCGATGCTTCTTGAAGAATATCAGGAGGTTATTTCCATTCATATTTCTTCCGGCTTAAGCGGTACGTTGAACGCGGCCCATCTGGCCAAAGAGAAAATAAAAGGTGCCATTCATCTAGTGGATTCTAAGACCATAAGCCTCGGTCTGGGCTTGATGGTAATGGAGGCATCCAAAGCTATCAAAGAGGGTTTGGAATCAGTTCAAGTTTTGGATAAGCTTCAACAGGCCAGAAATAGCATTGAAACGCTTTTTACCTTAAATACGCTGGAATACCTCCAAAAAGGCGGAAGAATCGGCAGAGTATCAGGGTTTATGGGGACACTGCTGAATATCAAACCGGTAATCCGGGTAGGTGATGACGGAGTTTACCAGAATTTTGGCAAAGTCCGGAGTCAGGAGAAAGCTTTAAAAAGCATTGTCAAGGCATTTCAGGACTTTGCTGGGAAAAGGACAAATATTAAATTTGCCGTTGCGCATGGAGCGGCTCCCCAGGCAGGACTATATTTGAAAGAAGAACTGGAGAATGCTTTTCAAAAACCGGCAGAGATGTTTGCGCAGGTTGGAGCCGTAATAGGTGCCCATACAGGACCGGGAACAGTTGGAGCAGCTATCCAGCTGGAGTAA
- the modA gene encoding molybdate ABC transporter substrate-binding protein: MKKFGGILIMVLVACLVLVGCSSSGSSTNRTEQKETVPVEKKEILVSVAASLKDAMTEIETQYEAKNAGINLTINYGSSGSLQQQIEQGAPTDLFISAGKKQMDALEKGNFLAEGTRIDLLGNDLVLIAGKDNKGFTSFQDLAKAGKISIGTPDSVPAGKYAQEALTSMKLWGTLQAKLVLAKDVTQVLTYVESGNVDAGIVYQSDAQGSDKVKVIAIAPTDSHSTIVYPASVIANTKNLTEAKDFLSYLSGDNAQQIFVKYGFKIIK, from the coding sequence ATGAAAAAGTTTGGTGGAATTCTGATTATGGTTTTGGTTGCATGTTTGGTACTTGTTGGCTGCAGCAGTTCGGGTAGTTCAACAAATCGTACTGAACAAAAAGAAACGGTTCCGGTCGAGAAAAAAGAGATTCTTGTATCAGTAGCGGCCAGTTTAAAAGATGCCATGACGGAAATAGAAACACAGTACGAAGCGAAAAACGCAGGGATTAATCTGACGATTAACTATGGTTCATCTGGTTCTTTGCAGCAGCAGATTGAGCAAGGCGCGCCGACCGATTTATTTATTTCAGCAGGAAAAAAACAAATGGATGCATTAGAAAAAGGGAATTTTTTAGCGGAAGGGACCCGGATTGACCTGCTTGGGAACGATCTTGTGCTGATTGCAGGGAAAGATAATAAAGGTTTTACCAGTTTTCAGGATCTTGCCAAGGCAGGTAAAATCAGTATTGGTACTCCCGACAGTGTGCCGGCAGGGAAATATGCCCAGGAAGCTTTAACCAGTATGAAATTATGGGGCACGCTGCAAGCCAAATTGGTTTTGGCCAAAGATGTCACACAAGTACTGACATACGTAGAAAGCGGGAACGTTGATGCTGGTATCGTCTATCAATCTGATGCTCAGGGATCTGATAAAGTAAAAGTCATTGCAATTGCACCGACTGACAGCCATAGTACCATTGTTTATCCTGCATCTGTAATTGCCAATACCAAAAATCTGACTGAAGCGAAGGATTTTTTAAGTTACTTAAGCGGTGACAATGCTCAACAAATTTTTGTGAAATACGGTTTCAAAATAATCAAATAA
- a CDS encoding response regulator transcription factor, translating to MTAGNILIADDEIRMRKLVADFLKKEGYTVIEAEDGKQALDIIHSGQHISLAILDVMMPETDGWTVCREIRKSGQTPVIMLTARSEESDELFGFDLGADEYITKPFSPLILVARVQALLRRTSDPKASVKNLDGLEIDKNRRVVSIDGERVDLSPKEYELLLYLVDNESLAVSREQILNSVWDYDYYGDARTVDTHIKRLRYKLGIKGDFIQTVRGLGYRFEII from the coding sequence ATGACTGCAGGGAATATACTTATCGCAGACGATGAAATCAGAATGAGGAAACTGGTTGCTGATTTTTTAAAAAAGGAAGGGTATACCGTCATCGAAGCGGAAGATGGGAAACAGGCCCTGGATATTATTCATTCCGGACAGCATATCAGCCTGGCTATCCTGGATGTCATGATGCCCGAGACGGATGGATGGACGGTATGCAGGGAAATCCGAAAGAGCGGCCAGACTCCGGTCATCATGCTGACGGCAAGATCTGAGGAATCGGATGAGCTGTTCGGTTTTGATCTGGGCGCAGATGAATATATTACGAAACCTTTCAGTCCGCTGATCCTGGTCGCGCGGGTGCAGGCCCTTCTTCGCAGAACCAGTGATCCGAAGGCTAGCGTTAAAAACCTTGACGGCCTGGAGATCGATAAAAACAGGCGGGTCGTAAGTATTGACGGAGAACGGGTAGATTTAAGCCCGAAGGAATATGAACTGCTTTTATATCTGGTAGATAATGAAAGCCTGGCTGTATCGAGGGAACAGATCTTGAATTCAGTCTGGGATTACGATTATTATGGCGACGCCAGAACTGTGGACACCCACATCAAACGGTTAAGGTACAAATTAGGGATCAAAGGAGACTTTATTCAAACCGTCAGAGGACTGGGATACAGATTTGAGATAATCTGA
- a CDS encoding helix-turn-helix transcriptional regulator has product MLESTSYTPEEVAQKLKISKYTVYELIKRGDLAAYRVGRKVRVEDKDIEAYIQKSKGASMTTDVFTYPVLERSSEPGRSPDVSISDTVVICGQDIILDILTRHLLKQYPNIKFLRSYIGSIDGLLALYRGEANIVTVHLWDSDADDYNLPYIRRLMPGHQTIVINLVYRQEGFYISRGNPKDITSWKDLTRPDVRFINRERGSGARVLLDEKLRIESIPHHLINGYYDEEMSHMAVASNVARGEADVGLGIEKAAMQVSGLDFIPLKTERYDLVMRQEDLNKPHFQALLAIIRSEAYRKEVKGLGGYDVSRMGEMME; this is encoded by the coding sequence TTGCTCGAAAGCACTTCCTATACTCCTGAAGAAGTAGCCCAGAAACTTAAAATATCCAAGTATACCGTCTATGAATTGATCAAACGCGGGGATCTTGCTGCATACCGGGTTGGACGTAAGGTAAGAGTAGAGGACAAAGATATCGAAGCCTATATTCAGAAAAGCAAAGGTGCCTCAATGACGACCGACGTTTTTACTTATCCAGTCTTAGAGCGCTCTTCAGAACCCGGCCGCTCTCCGGATGTCTCTATATCGGATACGGTCGTTATTTGTGGCCAGGATATCATACTGGATATTCTAACCCGTCATCTTCTGAAACAATATCCGAATATCAAATTCTTAAGAAGCTATATCGGCAGCATTGATGGTCTGCTGGCACTCTACAGAGGTGAAGCTAACATTGTTACTGTCCATCTCTGGGACAGTGATGCCGATGATTATAATCTTCCTTATATCCGAAGACTTATGCCCGGACACCAAACAATCGTGATTAATCTGGTCTATCGCCAGGAAGGCTTTTATATTTCCCGCGGCAATCCTAAAGATATTACATCCTGGAAAGACCTGACCAGACCGGACGTCCGGTTTATTAACCGCGAACGCGGGTCGGGAGCCCGAGTCTTGCTTGATGAAAAATTGCGCATTGAGAGTATCCCACATCACTTGATCAATGGCTACTACGATGAAGAAATGAGCCATATGGCCGTGGCCAGCAACGTTGCGCGGGGAGAAGCCGATGTAGGGCTGGGCATTGAAAAAGCAGCTATGCAGGTGTCAGGTCTTGACTTTATTCCACTGAAAACGGAAAGATATGACCTCGTGATGCGCCAGGAAGACCTGAATAAACCGCATTTCCAGGCCCTGCTGGCTATTATCCGTTCTGAAGCCTACCGTAAGGAAGTCAAGGGATTAGGCGGCTATGATGTCTCGCGGATGGGCGAAATGATGGAGTAG
- a CDS encoding sensor histidine kinase: protein MKSSIKLKLFTAISCLTVLYVLLSWFLNDQFLAKYYYLNKESTLKEYYHEINENYDGEPFDILLNLEKIERTEGLNITILDSSMYIKYISSLKEEGFFHEPLKKPGGSDYSFIPDISILKDAQNSTQPVIVKSTDRRLNSDFINLVGQLNNGDYLYLNTPVVAIEESAAIANKFSLITGLFIMVIGVLIVFFFTDRFTKPILRLNEIAQAMVKLDFGKKYPVRTYDEIGELGSSINSLSTQLEKSINELRQANEKLMEDIERERKIDDMRKEFISNVSHELKTPIALIRGYAEGLKVNVNESEEDKDFYCNVIIDESAKMNKLVKQLLELSQIDAGYTRLEKTDFDLNELVEFVLRKNILLIKEKNIQLTQEIQDKFTVNADIDRIEQIIVNYLVNAINHADQRKEIKVKLEKTGQKARVSVFNSGTPIPEEALDKIWTSFYKVDKARTRSYGGTGLGLSIVRATQEQHGNAYGVQNVENGVEFWFEVDLAE, encoded by the coding sequence ATGAAATCATCAATCAAACTAAAATTATTCACTGCCATAAGCTGCCTGACTGTATTGTATGTTTTGCTTTCGTGGTTTTTAAACGACCAGTTTCTTGCGAAGTATTACTACTTGAACAAGGAAAGCACCTTGAAGGAGTACTACCATGAGATCAATGAAAACTACGATGGCGAGCCATTCGATATTTTACTCAATCTGGAGAAAATTGAGAGGACCGAGGGTCTGAACATTACGATTCTTGATTCATCCATGTATATCAAATATATTTCTTCATTAAAAGAAGAAGGATTTTTTCATGAGCCGCTAAAAAAGCCCGGAGGCTCGGATTATTCGTTTATTCCTGATATTTCGATCCTTAAAGATGCCCAGAATTCCACGCAGCCCGTGATTGTTAAATCCACTGACCGCAGACTGAATTCCGATTTTATTAATCTGGTTGGACAGTTAAATAACGGAGATTATCTGTACCTAAACACTCCGGTGGTCGCAATCGAGGAAAGTGCGGCAATTGCCAATAAGTTTTCTCTTATTACGGGTTTGTTTATTATGGTTATCGGGGTGCTGATCGTATTTTTCTTTACAGATAGATTTACCAAACCCATTCTTCGTCTGAATGAGATCGCCCAGGCCATGGTCAAACTGGATTTTGGCAAAAAATACCCAGTGCGGACCTACGACGAAATTGGCGAACTTGGGTCAAGCATTAACTCGCTTTCCACCCAATTGGAGAAATCGATCAATGAACTCCGGCAGGCCAATGAAAAGCTCATGGAGGATATCGAAAGAGAAAGAAAAATAGACGACATGAGAAAAGAATTTATTTCCAATGTTTCACATGAGCTAAAGACGCCGATTGCACTGATCCGGGGTTATGCCGAGGGGCTCAAGGTCAATGTCAATGAAAGTGAAGAGGATAAAGACTTCTATTGTAATGTGATCATTGATGAAAGCGCCAAGATGAATAAGCTTGTCAAACAACTTCTGGAGTTATCGCAGATCGATGCGGGCTACACCCGACTGGAAAAAACAGATTTTGACTTAAACGAACTGGTTGAATTTGTCCTCAGAAAGAATATACTGCTGATCAAAGAGAAAAATATTCAGCTGACCCAGGAAATTCAGGATAAATTTACGGTTAATGCCGATATCGACAGGATTGAACAGATCATCGTGAACTATCTGGTCAATGCGATCAATCATGCAGACCAGCGCAAAGAAATTAAAGTCAAGCTCGAAAAAACAGGACAAAAAGCCAGAGTAAGTGTTTTCAACTCCGGCACTCCCATTCCTGAAGAAGCTCTGGATAAGATTTGGACCAGCTTTTATAAGGTAGACAAAGCAAGAACCCGCTCTTATGGCGGCACAGGCCTTGGCTTGTCGATCGTCCGGGCCACTCAGGAACAGCATGGCAATGCATATGGGGTTCAAAACGTGGAAAATGGCGTCGAGTTTTGGTTTGAAGTAGATCTAGCGGAATAA